A segment of the Ipomoea triloba cultivar NCNSP0323 chromosome 1, ASM357664v1 genome:
GAGAAAATCCGTGACAAATTGTGCTATAAGGGATGCGGGGTAATCAAGAGTATTGAGATTGTTCCGCCACCAAATGTTGAGAAGTCGAAGCCAACTCGTAATAAGTCGAAAGAGCCTGTGAAGCTTGAAACACCAAAGCCTAAGATCCAGGAATCCGAACCAGCTGCGCAGCCACCCTATAGGTTTTGTTCTGAAGGGATACCCGGTGGACCACCGCCGCCACCTCCGCCGCCGCAGCCATGTTATGAGCCTTTTTTCGGGTGTCGATGTGGGCAGTACAGATGTTATTATGGATGCAGATGTGTGTGTTATTATGGATGCAGATGTGGGTGTAATAACTACTATTGTGACTTAGACAATAGTTCTTGCTCAATCATGTAATAGCcctttgttttcaaaaataaaaaataaaaaataaaaaatcatgtaatAGCCCCGCCCCACCCAGCCCGGCCCGTCATTATCACATCATATATCATGGTTTACGAAGCATGATCTTGGCTCTTGAATCTTGATGGGACGGACATCTTGCATAATTGCACAATTATCTAACGCTAAGCTAGCGTTGGAATTATATGGGAGTTCTTTTCCCAAaacatagaaaataataattaatagtatatagTACCATGTTATTAAATCTGTTAAATAGAATAAAGTTAGCGGCCAGAATTATAGTTGCTAGACTATGTTGCTCTTCGAGTCTTCGACTTCCACATTACgtgtaattttctcttttcaatgAATGAATAAGGCTATTGTGCTTGGtcatttaaaaatgaaattctGTTAATTATCTTTCTAAAACAACTTGTTATATTCATTGATTGATGTGACATTAtttataagttttgtttttttttttatttgaaaaaatgacATATTTCGTCCAGAGTTATATTCATATTGACGACTTAATCTCTCAGTTATTATTGTATCCATTTTGTACCCGACCCCTTAGTTATGAACGAAGTGACGTGTTTGATTCATGACGTTAGGTTTCTATTTCAACCTAATTTCTCGGGTTGCGTTTATGAAAACTCACAAAGCGAATAACAtgagatttttagtatataaaaattctTTCATGAACTCTATAGTAACTTATTAGTCAAGTATGGT
Coding sequences within it:
- the LOC116002251 gene encoding heavy metal-associated isoprenylated plant protein 6, whose product is MGEEAEKTTLMILNVDLQCSSCYKKVKKVICKFPQIKDRKFDEKANKVFITVVCCSPEKIRDKLCYKGCGVIKSIEIVPPPNVEKSKPTRNKSKEPVKLETPKPKIQESEPAAQPPYRFCSEGIPGGPPPPPPPPQPCYEPFFGCRCGQYRCYYGCRCVCYYGCRCGCNNYYCDLDNSSCSIM